In one Flavobacteriales bacterium genomic region, the following are encoded:
- a CDS encoding carboxypeptidase regulatory-like domain-containing protein, with product MTTVHTLIAAALLMAGGGVQAQKLQQRMADRYADVFDYGKVAAIYENLDAKGQSDAAILRRLAVAYRKLGDAPSAEGAYRRLMIAPGRTADDLLSFADQLRANGKYTEALEQYEQYAKERPDDKRVQGYLRTPDLFFRLKRDSASATIRTVPINSAEADLGMTVMGELLLFSSARGEGPGGRSSYPWDDQPFLNLYSAMLKGETAEEPLVMRQHINTRYHEGTASFDSLAQRLYFTRNNVYYGTVSRSPRGELNLAIYFADIVKGEFGQPEWGNLVPFDHNSPDYSTGHPCVSPDGRRLYFASDRPGGEGGVDIWFCENLGNQWGAPQNMGPKVNTAGDEMHPFIAGNGTLYFASNGHPGLGGLDLFYTRIGANGPGNVFNLGYPMSTRFNDHSLLLLNDSVGFFASDRTGGVGSDDIYGCTIRPQLMRLAGRVIDKATKAPVEDAMIVLKDGKGSTVQRAKLDLQPGGRFTIDAEYRERYVLVANAIGYNEAEMPVATNDDPLEEIVIEMEKYDYAAEGTVYDGDINQPLAGATVVLMDGSGTEVARATTDGTGAYRFPLRKESDYRLAAEKEGYFKQTARISTKGNPNPVIRTDFRLYPLKVDQVVRLDNIFYDYNKWNIRPDAAVELDKLVQTLVDNPTVRIELSSHTDCRGKDAYNKNLSEKRAKSAVDYLISKGIAKDRLVSRGYGESRPSEACVCEKCTEDEHARNRRTEFKVLSK from the coding sequence ATGACAACCGTTCACACGCTGATCGCCGCCGCACTGCTGATGGCCGGGGGCGGCGTGCAGGCGCAGAAGCTGCAGCAGCGCATGGCCGACCGCTATGCCGACGTCTTCGACTACGGCAAAGTGGCCGCGATCTACGAGAACCTCGATGCAAAGGGCCAGAGCGATGCCGCCATCCTGCGGAGGCTGGCCGTCGCCTACAGGAAGCTGGGCGATGCGCCCAGCGCCGAGGGCGCCTACCGACGCCTGATGATCGCACCGGGCCGCACCGCCGATGACCTCCTGAGCTTCGCGGACCAGCTCCGCGCCAATGGCAAGTACACTGAGGCCCTGGAGCAATACGAGCAATACGCCAAGGAGCGCCCCGATGACAAGCGCGTGCAGGGCTACCTGCGCACTCCCGATCTCTTCTTCCGGCTCAAGCGCGACAGCGCCAGCGCCACCATCCGCACCGTGCCCATCAACAGCGCCGAGGCGGACCTCGGCATGACCGTGATGGGCGAGCTGCTGCTCTTCAGCAGCGCACGGGGCGAGGGCCCCGGCGGCCGCAGCTCCTACCCGTGGGATGACCAGCCCTTCCTCAACCTCTACAGCGCCATGCTCAAGGGGGAGACGGCCGAGGAGCCGCTGGTGATGAGGCAGCACATCAACACGCGCTATCACGAGGGCACCGCCAGCTTCGATTCACTGGCCCAGCGCCTCTACTTCACGCGCAACAACGTGTACTACGGCACCGTGAGCCGCAGCCCTCGCGGCGAGCTCAACCTGGCCATCTACTTCGCCGATATCGTGAAGGGCGAGTTCGGCCAGCCGGAATGGGGCAATCTGGTGCCCTTCGACCACAACAGCCCCGACTACAGCACGGGCCATCCCTGCGTGAGCCCTGATGGCCGACGGCTCTACTTCGCGAGCGACCGGCCGGGCGGCGAGGGCGGTGTGGACATCTGGTTCTGCGAGAACCTGGGCAATCAGTGGGGCGCTCCCCAGAACATGGGGCCCAAGGTGAACACCGCCGGCGATGAGATGCACCCCTTCATAGCGGGCAACGGCACGCTCTACTTCGCCAGCAACGGCCATCCCGGGCTCGGCGGGCTCGACCTGTTCTACACGCGCATCGGCGCCAATGGGCCGGGGAACGTGTTCAACCTGGGCTACCCCATGAGCACGCGGTTCAACGACCACAGCCTCCTGCTCCTCAACGACAGCGTCGGCTTCTTCGCCAGCGACCGCACCGGTGGCGTTGGCAGCGACGACATCTACGGGTGCACCATACGGCCACAGCTCATGCGCCTGGCCGGCCGCGTGATCGACAAGGCCACCAAGGCGCCGGTGGAGGATGCCATGATCGTGCTAAAGGACGGCAAGGGCTCCACCGTTCAGCGCGCCAAGCTCGACCTGCAGCCCGGCGGCCGGTTCACCATCGACGCCGAGTACCGCGAGCGCTACGTGCTGGTGGCCAACGCGATCGGCTACAATGAGGCCGAGATGCCAGTCGCCACGAACGATGACCCCTTGGAGGAGATCGTGATCGAGATGGAGAAGTACGACTACGCGGCAGAGGGCACCGTGTACGATGGAGACATCAACCAGCCCCTGGCCGGGGCCACCGTTGTGCTCATGGACGGCAGCGGCACCGAGGTCGCACGGGCCACGACCGATGGAACGGGCGCCTACCGGTTCCCGCTGCGGAAGGAGAGCGACTATCGCCTGGCGGCAGAGAAGGAGGGCTATTTCAAGCAGACGGCGCGCATCAGCACCAAGGGCAATCCAAACCCCGTCATCCGCACCGATTTCCGCCTCTATCCGCTCAAGGTGGACCAGGTGGTGAGGCTTGACAACATCTTCTACGACTACAACAAGTGGAACATCCGTCCCGATGCCGCGGTGGAACTGGACAAGCTGGTGCAGACCTTGGTGGACAACCCCACCGTGCGCATCGAGCTGAGCAGCCACACCGATTGCCGCGGCAAGGATGCCTACAACAAGAACCTGTCGGAGAAGCGCGCCAAGAGCGCCGTGGACTACCTGATCAGCAAGGGTATCGCCAAGGACCGCCTGGTGAGCCGTGGCTATGGGGAGAGCCGGCCGAGTGAGGCCTGCGTGTGCGAGAAGTGCACGGAGGATGAGCATGCGCGCAACCGGCGCACCGAGTTCAAGGTGCTGAGCAAGTAG
- a CDS encoding type IX secretion system membrane protein PorP/SprF — protein MRQAKRWMGTALALFLGTALFAQQDPQFTQYMFNLLALNPAYAGSSDRVSLKALTRHQWVGFEGAPTTQTLTAHSPVFNESFALGGTIMRDAHGPITQYTFMVDAAYRMFLGESKLAFGLKGGLNLFQGRFTELNPLTAGDQVFQQNVNTKLDPQFGFGIMWYSDRHYLGISTPKLLRTEFFQTDSLAFVSQPGQRPHYFLSGGYVFDLGLYHKFKPTFLVKAVQGAPVSFDLSANVLFFEKFWLGAMYRHTDAVGALAQYHITNDLTIGYAYDFPLSPLRNYSGGSHEIMLGLELGKPAKGIRSPRYF, from the coding sequence GGACGGCGCTCGCGCTCTTCCTCGGCACCGCGCTCTTCGCTCAGCAGGACCCGCAGTTCACGCAGTACATGTTCAACCTGCTGGCCCTGAATCCGGCCTACGCGGGCAGCAGCGACAGGGTGAGCCTGAAGGCGCTCACCCGCCACCAATGGGTCGGCTTCGAAGGCGCACCCACAACGCAGACGCTTACGGCGCATAGCCCTGTGTTCAACGAGAGCTTCGCCTTGGGAGGCACCATCATGCGCGATGCCCACGGGCCCATCACCCAATACACCTTCATGGTGGATGCCGCCTATCGGATGTTCCTCGGGGAGAGCAAGCTCGCCTTCGGCCTCAAGGGCGGACTGAACCTGTTCCAAGGCCGTTTCACCGAGCTGAACCCGCTCACCGCGGGCGACCAGGTGTTCCAGCAGAACGTGAACACCAAGCTCGACCCCCAGTTCGGCTTCGGCATCATGTGGTACAGCGACCGGCACTACCTCGGCATCAGCACGCCCAAGCTGCTGCGCACCGAGTTCTTCCAGACCGATTCGCTCGCCTTCGTCAGCCAGCCTGGCCAGCGCCCGCATTATTTCCTCTCTGGCGGCTACGTGTTCGACCTGGGCCTTTACCACAAGTTCAAGCCCACTTTCCTGGTGAAGGCGGTGCAGGGCGCGCCGGTGAGCTTCGACCTCAGCGCCAACGTGCTCTTCTTCGAGAAGTTCTGGCTGGGCGCCATGTACCGGCACACCGACGCGGTGGGCGCGCTGGCGCAGTACCACATCACCAACGACCTCACCATCGGATACGCCTACGACTTCCCGCTCTCGCCCCTGCGCAACTACAGCGGCGGAAGCCACGAGATCATGCTCGGCCTTGAGCTGGGCAAGCCGGCCAAGGGCATCCGTTCACCCCGTTACTTCTGA